Proteins encoded by one window of Puntigrus tetrazona isolate hp1 chromosome 17, ASM1883169v1, whole genome shotgun sequence:
- the hectd1 gene encoding E3 ubiquitin-protein ligase HECTD1 isoform X6: MADVDPDTLLEWLQMGQGDERDMQLIALEQLCMLLLMSDNVDRCFETCPPRTFLPALCKIFLDESAPDNVLEVTARAITYYLDVSAECTRRIVGVDGAIKALCNRLVVVELNNRTSRDLAEQCVKVLELICTRESGAVFEAGGLNCVLSFIRDSGHLVHKDTLHSAMAVVSRLCSKMEPQDSSLETCVESLSSLLKHEDHQVSDGALRCFASLADRFTRRGVDPAPLAKHGLTEELLSRMAAAGGTASGPSSTCKPGRTSSGATPSAADSKLSNQVSTIVSLLSTLCRGSPLVTHDLLRSELPDSMESALQGDERCVLDTMRLVDLLLVLLFEGRKALPKSTAGSTGRIPGLRRLDSSGERSHRQLIDCIRSKDTDALIDAIDTGAFEVNFMDDVGQTLLNWASAFGTQEMVEFLCERGADVNRGQRSSSLHYAACFGRPQVAKTLLRHGANPDLRDEDGKTPLDKARERGHSEVVAILQSPGDWMCPVNKGDDKKKKDVNKEEEEGSEPKGDPEMAPIYLKRLLPVFAQTFQQTMLPSIRKASLALIRKMVHYSSEVLLKEVCDSDAGHNLPTVLVEITATVLDQEDDDDGHLLALQIIRDLVDKGGDVFLDQLARLGVINKVSTLAGPTSDDENEEEAKPEKDDEPQEDAKEIQQGKPYHWRDWSIIRGRDCLYIWSDAAALELSNGSNGWFRFILDGKLATMYSSGSPEGGSDSSESRSEFLEKLQRARSQVKPVTASQPILSTQGPTKLTVGNWSLTCLKEGEIAIHNSDGQQATILKEDLPGFVFESNRGTKHSFTAETSLGSEFVTGWTGKRGRKLKSKLEKTKQKVKTMARDLYDDHFKAVESMPRGVVVTLRNIATQLESAWELHTNRQCIEGENTWRDLMKTALENLIVVLKDENTISPYEMCSSGLVQALFTVLSNSVELDMKHDCKPLMERINVFKTAFTENEDDESRPAVALIRKLIAVLESIERLPLHLYDTPGSTYNLQILTRRLRFRLERAPGETALIDRTGRMLKMEPLATVESLEQYLLKMVAKQWYDFDRSSFIFVRKLREGQSFTFRHQHDFDENGIVYWIGTNAKTAYEWVNPAAYGLVVVTSSEGRNLPYGRLEDILSRDSSALNCHTNDDKNAWFAIDLGLWVIPSAYTLRHARGYGRSALRNWVFQVSKDGQNWMTLYTHVDDSSLNEPGSTATWPLDPSKDEKQGWRHIRIKQMGKNASGQTHYLSLSGLEIYGTVTGVCEDQLGKAVKEAEANLRRQRRLFRSQVMKYIVPGARVVRGIDWKWRDQDGNPAGEGTVTGEAHNGWIDVTWDAGGSNSYRMGAEGKFDLKLAPGYDPESAPSPKPVSSTVAGTPQSWSSLVKNNCPDKGGSSSTAGASSSSRKGSSSSVCSVASSSDISLSSTRVERRVESLLEQGIGIVGGPPGAEGQEPIVVLSSAEAGSASSTSTLTADTGSESGERKTPAPDGTSRQSAESTAISMGIVSVSSPDVSSVSESSSKDAASQRPMCSATSARLSVSSLLAAGAPMSSSASVPNLSSREASLMESFVRRAPNMSRTNATNNMNLSRSSSDNNTNTLGRNVMSTANFLDSCRANTLLAELDDEEDLPEPDDDDDENEDDNQEEQEYEEVLVRSRVNLGYHVHIHREEEEYETKGGRRRTWDDDFVLKRQFSALVPAFDPRPGRTNVQQTTDLEIPPPGTPRSEVQEEVECTPSPRLALILKVAGLGTTREVELPLNNYKSTIFYYVQKLLQLSCNGAIKPDKLRRIWEPTYTIMYRELKDSDKERESGKMGCWSVEHVEQYLGTDELPKNDLITYMQKNADSTFLRHWKLTGSNKSIRKNRNCSQLIAAYKDFCERGCRSSGLSSGTLSATQSCDILSAAREQAQAKAGSGQSACSVEDVLQLLRILFTIGGEPSSGRTLQEDVEELQFNASPEEFTSKKITTKILQQIEEPLALASGALPDWCEQLTSKCPFLIPFETRQLYFTCTAFGASRAIVWLQNRREATMERSRPSTTVRRDDPGEFRVGRLKHERVKVPRGESMMEWAESVMQIHADRKSVLEVEFQGEEGTGLGPTLEFYALVAAEFQRTSLGIWLCDDDFPDDESRQVDLGGGLKPPGYYVQRSCGLFPAPFPQDSDELERITKLFLFLGIFLAKCIQDNRLVDLPISQPFFKLLCMGDIKSNMSKLLYQTRVESDCHFSEIQSEASTEEGQDTYSVGSFDEDSKSEFILDPPKPKPPAWYHGILTWEDFELVNPHRAQFLKELKALSVKRRQILGNKSLSEDEKNTRLQDLMLKNPMGSGPPLSVEDLGLNFQFCPSSKVHGFSSVDLKPNGEDEMVTMENAEEYVELMFDFCMHTGIQKQMEAFREGFNKVFPMEKLSSFSHKEVQMILCGNQSPSWTAEDIVNYTEPKLGYTRDSPGFLRFVRVLCGMSSDERKAFLQFTTGCSTLPPGGLANLHPRLTVVRKVDATDASYPSVNTCVHYLKLPEYSSEEIMRERLLAATMEKGFHLN, encoded by the exons ATGGCAGACGTGGACCCGGACACATTGCTGGAGTGGCTGCAGATGGGACAGGGTGATGAAAGGGATATGCAGCTCATCGCCCTGGAGCAGCTCTGCATGCTGTTGCTCATGTCAGACAATGTTGACCGCTGCTTCGAAAC GTGTCCTCCACGGACATTTCTCCCAGCTCTGTGTAAGATCTTCCTGGATGAGAGCGCACCAGATAATGTGCTGGAAGTGACAGCCAGGGCCATCACCTACTACTTGGACGTGTCCGCTGAATGCACCCGCAGGATTGTGGGAGTTGATGGAGCCATCAAAGCCCTGTGTAACCGGCTGGTGGTGGTGGAGCTCAACAACAGGACAAGCAGAGATCTGGCTGAACAATGTGTAAAG GTTCTGGAGCTGATTTGCACACGGGAGTCTGGAGCTGTATTTGAAGCGGGTGGCTTGAACTGTGTTCTGAGCTTCATTAGGGACAGTGGTCATCTTGTGCACAAGGACACATTGCACTCTGCCATGGCAGTAGTTTCTCGCCTCTGTAGTAAGATGGAGCCACAAGACTCTTCCCTAGAGACATGCGTGGAGTCCCTCTCTAGTCTGCTGAAACATGAAGACCACCAG GTGTCTGATGGAGCTCTGCGTTGCTTTGCTTCACTGGCTGACCGGTTTACACGGCGTGGAGTTGATCCAGCCCCATTAGCTAAGCATGGACTGACAGAAGAGCTGCTGTCCCGTATGGCTGCGGCAGGAGGGACGGCATCTGGACCCTCCTCCACCTGCAAGCCTGGCAGGACCTCTAGCGGAGCCACTCCATCTGCTGCGGACTCTAAACTGAGCAACCAAGTGTCCACCATTGTCAGCCTTCTGTCCACGCTGTGCAGAGGCTCACCACTTGTCACACAT GATCTTCTGCGCTCAGAGCTGCCTGATTCCATGGAGAGTGCTCTACAGGGGGATGAGCGCTGTGTGCTGGACACCATGCGTCTGGTGGACTTACTGCTGGTGCTGCTCTTTGAGGGACGCAAGGCTTTGCCCAAATCTACAGCTGGTTCTACTGGCCGTATCCCTGGTCTGAGGCGTCTCGACAGCTCCGGGGAACGCTCCCACCGACAGCTTATTGACTGTATACGCAGCAAAGACACTGATGCTCTCATTGATGCCATTGACACCGGTG CATTTGAAGTGAATTTCATGGATGATGTAGGACAGACTCTCTTGAACTGGGCATCTGCATTTGGAACACAGGAGATG GTGGAGTTCCTCTGTGAGAGAGGTGCTGATGTCAATAGAGGCCAGAGGTCATCCTCTCTGCACTATGCTGCCTGTTTTGGCAGGCCACAAGTAGCCAAG ACTTTACTGCGCCATGGGGCCAACCCTGACCTGAGAGATGAAGATGGGAAAACTCCGTTAGacaaagcgagagagagaggacataGCGAGGTTGTAGCAATTCTCCAGTCACCTG GAGACTGGATGTGTCCTGTCAACAAGGGTGATGACAAGAAAAAGAAGGATGTTAataaagaggaggaagagggcAGTGAGCCGAAAGGTGACCCAGAGATGGCGCCTATCTACCTGAAAAGGCTGCTTCCAGTATTTGCACAGACCTTTCAGCAAACCATGCTGCCTTCAATAAG GAAAGCTAGTTTAGCTCTAATCAGAAAGATGGTGCACTACAGTTCTGAAGTTCTACTTAAGGAAGTGTGTGACTCTGATGCCGGACACAACTTGCCCACTGTACTTGTGGAAATCACTGCGACTGTGCTGGATCAGGAG gatgatgatgatggtcaCCTGCTGGCACTGCAGATCATTAGAGATCTAGTAGATAAGGGAGGTGACGTGTTCTTGGATCAGCTTGCCAGACTGGGTGTCATTAATAAGGTGTCCACTCTGGCAGGACCCACATCAGATGATGAAAATGAGGAAGAGGCCAAACCTGAGAAG GATGATGAACCACAAGAGGATGCCAAAGAAATCCAGCAGGGGAAGCCTTACCACTGGAGAGACTGGTCCATCATTAGAGGCAGGGACTGTCTTTATATCTGGAGTGATGCAGCTGCTTTGGAGCTTTCCAATGGCAGCAATGGTTGGTTCCGCTTCATCCTGGATGGTAAACTGGCCACCATGTACTCCAGTGGAAGTCCAGAGGGTGGCTCTGACAGCTCAG AGAGCAGAAGTGAATTTTTGGAGAAGCTGCAGCGTGCCAGAAGTCAGGTCAAACCGGTGACAGCTAGTCAGCCCATCTTGTCCACACAGGGTCCCACTAAACTCACTGTAGGGAACTGGTCTCTAACTTGTCTGAAAGAGGGTGAGATTGCCATCCATAATTCAGATGGCCAGCAGGCCACCATCCTCAAAGAGGACCTACCAGGCTTTGTGTTCGAGTCAAACCGAGGCACTAAGCACTCTTTCACTGCTGAAACGTCTCTAG GCTCTGAGTTTGTTACTGGCTGGACTGGTAAGCGTGGAAGAAAGCTCAAATCCAaattggaaaaaacaaaacaaaag GTAAAAACGATGGCCAGAGATCTGTATGATGATCACTTCAAGGCTGTGGAGAGTATGCCGAGAGGTGTAGTGGTCACTCTAAGAAACATCGCCACACAGCTGGAGTCTGCTTGGGAGCTACATACTAACAGACAG tgcaTTGAAGGTGAAAACACATGGCGAGACCTCATGAAAACAGCTCTGGAGAATTTAATAGTCGTTCTCAAAGATGAGAACACCATTTCCCCATATGAAATGTGCAGCAGTGGCCTCGTGCAAGCTCTTTTTACTGTCCTCAGCAAT AGCGTGGAGCTAGACATGAAACATGATTGTAAGCCTCTGATGGAAAGAATAAATGTGTTCAAGACTGCGTTTACTGAAAATGAAGATGACGAAAG CCGACCAGCAGTTGCCTTAATCCGCAAACTGATAGCAGTGTTGGAGTCAATAGAACGGCTACCTCTCCATTTATATGATACACCAGGCTCAACATATAATTTACAG ATACTGACAAGGAGGTTACGTTTCCGCTTGGAGCGTGCTCCAGGTGAAACGGCCCTGATTGATAGAACCGGTAGAATGCTAAAGATGGAACCACTGGCTACTGTTGAGTCACTGGAGCAGTATCTTCTTAAGATG GTGGCCAAGCAGTGGTATGACTTTGACAGGTCCTCATTCATCTTTGTTAGAAAGCTCAGAGAGGGTCAGAGCTTCACCTTCAGGCACCAGCATGACTTTGACGAGAACGGAATTGTATACTGGATTGGCACCAATGCAAA GACTGCATATGAATGGGTGAACCCCGCTGCTTACGGATTAGTGGTTGTGACTTCCTCCGAGGGCAGAAACTTGCCTTACGGCCGACTTGAAGACATCCTGAGCAGAGATAGCTCCGCTCTCAATTGTCACACCAATGATGACAAAAATGCTTGGTTTGCCATCGATCTTGGTTTATGGGTCATCCCCTCTGCATACACACTTCGCCACGCTCGTGGATATGGTCGATCCGCCCTCCGGAATTGGGTATTTCAAGTGTCCAAAGATGGTCAGAACTGGATGACACTCTACACCCATGTGGATGACAGCTCTCTCAATGAACCGGG GTCAACAGCCACATGGCCTCTGGATCCATCCAAAGATGAGAAGCAGGGCTGGAGACATATTCGCATTAAACAAATGGGGAAGAATGCCAGCGGACAAACACACTACCTCTCCCTGTCTGGTTTAGAGATTTATGGCACTGTTACTGGTGTCTGTGAGGACCAGCTGG GTAAAGCAGTGAAGGAGGCAGAGGCCAACCTGAGAAGGCAGCGGCGGCTCTTTCGTTCTCAGGTGATGAAGTACATTGTACCAGGGGCACGGGTGGTGCGTGGTATAGACTGGAAATGGAGGGACCAGGATGGCAATCCTGCAGGAGAGGGCACTGTGACTGGAGAAGCTCATAATG GCTGGATTGATGTCACCTGGGATGCCGGTGGCTCAAACTCGTATCGTATGGGTGCGGAAGGGAAGTTTGACCTCAAGCTTGCGCCAGGGTACGACCCTGAATCAGCGCCGTCACCCAAACCTGTCTCATCCACTGTTGCAGGCACACCGCAGTCCTGGAGCAGCCTGGTGAAAAATAACTGTCCAGACAAGGGTGGCTCATCCTCCACAGCGGGGGCCAGTTCCTCTAGCCGCAAGGGTAGTAGCAGTTCGGTGTGTAGCGTGGCCAGCAGCAGCGATATAAGCCTCAGCTCCACCCGAGTGGAGCGCAGAGTCGAGAGCCTGTTGGAGCAGGGAATAGGCATCGTCGGAGGGCCCCCGGGGGCAGAGGGCCAAGAACCAATAGTTGTCCTTTCCTCAGCCGAAGCTGGCTCTGCTTCCAGCACCAGCACGTTAACTGCAGACACAGGAAGTGAAAGTGGCGAACGTAAAACACCAGCACCCGATGGCACTTCGAGACAGTCGGCCGAGTCGACAGCCATCTCTATGGGAATCGTGAGTGTGAGCTCGCCGGACGTCAGCTCTGTTTCAGAGTCATCTAGCAAGGACGCAGCATCACAGAGGCCCATGTGCTCCGCCACCAGTGCACGGCTCTCCGTTAGTTCACTTTTGGCTGCTGGAGCTCCCATGAGCTCCAGTGCCAGCGTTCCCAACTTGTCCTCACGGGAGGCCAGCCTGATGGAGTCGTTTGTTCGCAGAGCGCCCAACATGTCTCGCACCAACGCCACCAACAACATGAACCTGAGTCGAAGCAGCAGCGACAACAACACTAACACGCTGGGACGCAATGTAATGAGCACTGCCA ATTTCTTGGACAGCTGTCGGGCCAATACATTGCTTGCTGAGTTGGATGATGAGGAGGACTTGCCAGAGCcagacgatgatgatgatgagaatgAGGACGACAATCAGGAGGAACAGGAGTATGAGGAAGTTCTGGTACGGTCCAGGGTCAACCTTGGTTACCACGTTCATATTCATAGG gaggaagaggagtATGAAACCAAAGGGGGTCGACGCAGGACATGGGATGACGACTTTGTGCTGAAACGGCAGTTTTCTGCTTTAGTACCTGCATTTGATCCCAGACCAGGCCGGACTAACGTCCAGCAAACTACTGACCTGGAAATCCCTCCACCAG GTACACCTCGCTCAGAGGTGCAGGAGGAGGTGGAGTGCACACCTTCACCCCGTCTGGCTCTCATCCTGAAAGTAGCAGGTCTTGGGACAACTCGAGAAGTAGAACTACCTCTCAACAACTACAAGTCCACCATTTTCTATTATGTCCAAAAGCTTCTCCAGCTCTCATGCAATGGTGCTATTAAACCCGACAAGCTAAGACGCATCTGGGAACCTACGTATAC GATAATGTACAGGGAGTTGAAGGACtctgacaaagaaagagagagtggaAAGATG GGTTGCTGGTCTGTAGAGCATGTGGAACAGTACCTTGGCACAGATGAATTACCAAAGAATGACTTGATAACCTACATGCAGAAGAATGCAGACTCAACTTTCCTGCGCCACTGGAAATTAACCGGCTCTAATAAAAGTATTAGGAAAAACAGAAATTGTTCGCAGCTCATAGCTGCATACAAG GACTTCTGCGAGCGTGGCTGCAGATCGTCAGGCCTGAGTTCAGGAACGTTGTCCGCCACGCAGAGCTGTGACATCCTGAGTGCTGCACGTGAGCAGGCTCAGGCCAAGGCGGGCTCGGGACAGAGTGCCTGCAGTGTAGAGGACGTACTGCAGCTCTTACGCATCCTCTTTACCATCGGAGGAGAACCTTCATCCGGTCGCACACTACAAGAAG ATGTGGAAGAGCTGCAGTTCAATGCATCACCTGAGGAATTCACcagcaaaaaaattacaaccaaAATCCTGCAGCAGATTGAG GAGCCACTGGCCCTGGCTAGCGGAGCTCTTCCAGACTGGTGTGAACAGTTAACCAGCAAGTGTCCTTTCCTCATACCATTTGAAACCCGGCAGCTTTATTTTACCTGCACTGCATTTGGAGCCTCCAG ggCAATTGTCTGGCTCCAGAACCGAAGAGAAGCCACAATGGAACGTTCCCGGCCATCCACAACGGTCCGCCGTGATGATCCTGGCGAGTTCCGTGTAGGTCGGCTCAAGCACGAGCGTGTCAAGGTGCCTCGTGGAGAGAGTATGATGGAGTGGGCTGAGAGTGTGATGCAGATACATGCTGACAGAAAGTCTGTACTGGAG GTGGAGTTCCAGGGGGAGGAGGGCACTGGTCTTGGACCCACCCTGGAGTTCTATGCTCTTGTGGCTGCGGAGTTCCAGAGGACGTCTCTTGGTATCTGGCTCTGTGACGACGACTTCCCAGATGACGAGTCGCGTCAA GTGGATCTGGGCGGTGGCTTGAAACCACCAGGCTATTATGTACAACGTTCCTGCGGCCTTTTCCCTGCTCCTTTCCCTCAGGACAGTGATGAACTGGAGCGTATCACCAAGCTTTTCCTGTTTCTTGGCATCTTTCTGGCCAAATGCATCCAGGACAACCGGCTTGTGGATCTACCCATATCCCAGCCTTTCTTCAAACTGCTCTGTATGGGCGACATCAAAAGCAACATGAGTAAGCTACTTTATCAGACTCGTGTGGAATCGGACTGCCACTTCTCTGAAATCCAGTCCGAAGCCTCCACCGAGGAGGGTCAGGACACTTACTCAGTGGGTAGCTTTGATGAAGACTCCAAGTCTGAGTTCATCCTTGACCCGCCCAAGCCCAAGCCACCAGCTTGGTATCATGGCATCTTGACCTGGGAGGACTTTGAACTGGTGAATCCTCACAGAGCGCAGTTCCTGAAAGAGCTGAAAGCACTGTCTGTAAAGCGCAGACAGATCCTGGGCAATAAGAGTCTGTCAGAGGATGAGAAGAACACAAGGCTACAGGATCTCATGCTAAAGAACCCTATGGGCTCTGGCCCACCACTTAGTGTGGAAGATTTAGG attaaattTCCAGTTCTGTCCATCGTCCAAAGTACATGGTTTCTCATCAGTAGACTTGAAGCCCAATGGAGAGGATGAG ATGGTCACCATGGAAAACGCAGAGGAGTATGTAGAGCTCATGTTTGACTTCTGCATGCACACAGGAATCCAGAAGCAAATGGAAGCCTTTAGAG AGGGCTTTAACAAAGTGTTTCCAATGGAGAAGCTCAGTTCATTTAGTCATAAAGAGGTGCAGATGATCTTGTGTGGCAACCAGTCTCCATCCTGGACTGCTGAAGACATTGTTAACTACACAGAACCTAAACTTGGTTACACACGAGACAG TCCTGGTTTCTTGCGCTTTGTTCGAGTGCTGTGTGGAATGTCCTCGGATGAGAGAAAAGCCTTCCTTCAATTCACCACAGGCTGCTCGACCCTGCCCCCTGGTGGACTGGCCAACCTCCATCCACGTCTCACAGTAGTCCGGAAG GTTGACGCAACAGATGCCAGCTATCCTTCAGTTAACACGTGTGTGCACTACTTGAAGTTGCCGGAATATTCCTCCGAAGAGATCATGAGAGAGCGCCTCCTCGCTGCCACTATGGAGAAGGGCTTCCACCTCAACTGA